A region from the Patescibacteria group bacterium genome encodes:
- a CDS encoding response regulator, which translates to MSKVFVFDHNGETQAFIVEVLECEGHDVRSSSDATLALKSVTAWIEEDGKGPDIILAEYFAPEDNPQFRGGGWLAHELKRCGLTVHTPLVIMCQNGSQKSAAALSKAFQERFGAVAYLPKPFTLITVRDAINGILWAHTSSSS; encoded by the coding sequence ATGAGCAAAGTCTTCGTTTTCGACCACAATGGCGAGACTCAGGCATTCATCGTGGAAGTCCTGGAGTGTGAAGGGCACGATGTCCGTAGCAGTTCGGATGCTACGCTTGCACTGAAGAGCGTCACGGCTTGGATCGAAGAGGACGGAAAAGGTCCCGACATCATTCTCGCGGAGTATTTTGCTCCGGAAGACAACCCGCAGTTTCGGGGTGGGGGGTGGCTTGCACACGAGCTGAAGCGTTGCGGACTCACCGTTCACACACCACTCGTGATCATGTGTCAGAATGGCAGTCAGAAGTCAGCCGCCGCGCTGAGCAAGGCTTTCCAAGAACGCTTCGGTGCGGTAGCATATCTGCCCAAGCCCTTCACTCTGATCACGGTCCGTGACGCGATCAACGGGATTTTGTGGGCACACACTTCGTCCAGTTCTTAG